One window from the genome of Cellulosilyticum sp. I15G10I2 encodes:
- a CDS encoding cupin domain-containing protein, producing the protein MQELIKNIQKAVNVDFDSLVSAKDGQIETVTLAQKKGVGVTALAFGKGEGVGPHSAKGDALIYIHEGIATVKIGENTIEAYKGQVVVMPANIPHQVTAKENMSMLLVVVKED; encoded by the coding sequence ATGCAAGAATTAATTAAAAACATTCAGAAGGCAGTAAATGTAGATTTTGACAGCTTAGTCAGCGCAAAGGATGGGCAAATAGAAACAGTTACACTTGCTCAAAAGAAAGGCGTGGGCGTAACAGCTTTAGCATTTGGAAAAGGTGAAGGGGTAGGTCCTCATTCAGCTAAAGGGGATGCACTCATTTATATCCACGAAGGGATTGCAACTGTAAAAATAGGAGAAAATACAATAGAAGCTTACAAAGGGCAAGTGGTAGTTATGCCAGCTAATATTCCTCATCAAGTGACAGCTAAGGAGAATATGAGTATGCTTCTTGTAGTTGTTAAGGAGGATTAG
- a CDS encoding cupin — MKYLKNIMPYVPVALDEIVTHTGSKIASKALINSEHTEIRFFSFAKGESIDKEYYEMDTLFWVIEGSLKVLYKKDNETIVHTGEIVALEADIDYGVEALEDTKVCTILVKA, encoded by the coding sequence ATGAAATATCTTAAAAACATTATGCCTTATGTACCTGTAGCTTTAGATGAAATTGTAACGCATACAGGCAGCAAAATAGCTAGTAAAGCGCTTATTAATAGTGAGCACACGGAAATCAGATTTTTTTCTTTTGCAAAAGGAGAAAGTATTGATAAAGAGTATTACGAAATGGATACTTTGTTTTGGGTGATTGAGGGAAGTCTCAAAGTCTTATATAAAAAAGACAATGAAACGATTGTGCATACCGGAGAAATAGTGGCGCTGGAGGCAGATATAGATTATGGCGTAGAAGCCTTAGAGGATACTAAGGTGTGTACCATACTCGTAAAAGCTTAA
- a CDS encoding zinc ribbon domain-containing protein: MESKQYVCQKCGNTHYESDQFQATGGNFAKIFDVQNKKFITISCSRCGYTELYKSKTTAGWNILDFLTS, encoded by the coding sequence ATGGAAAGCAAACAATATGTATGTCAAAAGTGTGGCAATACACATTATGAGTCAGATCAATTTCAAGCAACAGGAGGGAATTTTGCAAAAATATTTGATGTGCAAAACAAGAAGTTTATTACGATTAGTTGTTCAAGATGCGGCTATACAGAACTTTATAAGTCCAAGACAACAGCTGGTTGGAATATACTAGACTTCTTAACCTCATGA
- a CDS encoding ROK family transcriptional regulator, with amino-acid sequence MEHIGGNSIVIKEININLIRKTLREKGQATKQQLAELTGLSLVTVGSVLQQLIKENEVCEAELSSSSGGRPAQNFKYNDYFSLILIIFPYEVNGDISIHCAVVSLLGKSVHEVDEKVEGIDLESFERIISPLISTYPTIKAIGFGLPSVEMDGKIIISDYQALMGVSIAAHFSERYHMTVIMENDVNAAVVGFAKRKTIATGCTMAYLYFPDQYPPGSGIFLNGQLHKGKGNFAGEIAALPLGIKWNQELYRSFDRVCEAIAQVVVTLSCVLNPHYIVLSGSYLSDSHVKAIIQMCSTKLPQNIVPDIFLSENFTSDYQRGIIEQTLAVLEPEIALTRKLI; translated from the coding sequence GTGGAACATATTGGCGGAAATTCCATTGTTATTAAAGAAATAAATATAAATCTTATTCGGAAAACGCTCAGAGAAAAGGGGCAAGCTACAAAACAACAGCTTGCAGAGTTAACAGGACTTAGCCTGGTTACTGTTGGTTCAGTTTTACAACAATTGATAAAAGAAAATGAAGTTTGTGAAGCAGAATTATCTTCATCTAGCGGAGGGAGACCAGCTCAAAATTTTAAATATAATGATTATTTTTCACTAATACTTATCATATTCCCTTATGAAGTAAATGGAGATATTAGCATTCATTGTGCGGTAGTCAGCCTTTTGGGTAAAAGTGTGCATGAGGTGGATGAAAAAGTTGAAGGTATTGATTTAGAAAGCTTTGAACGCATTATCAGCCCCTTGATAAGTACGTATCCGACGATTAAAGCTATTGGATTTGGACTACCTAGTGTTGAAATGGATGGAAAAATTATTATATCTGATTATCAAGCTTTGATGGGCGTTTCGATTGCTGCACATTTTAGTGAGCGCTATCACATGACAGTCATTATGGAAAATGATGTGAATGCAGCAGTAGTAGGTTTTGCAAAACGAAAAACTATAGCTACAGGGTGTACAATGGCGTATCTGTATTTTCCGGATCAGTATCCGCCGGGATCAGGTATATTTTTAAATGGACAATTGCATAAAGGAAAAGGGAATTTTGCAGGAGAGATTGCTGCGCTGCCTTTGGGAATCAAATGGAATCAAGAGTTATATCGCTCCTTTGATAGAGTGTGTGAAGCAATAGCTCAAGTGGTTGTAACGCTTAGCTGTGTTTTGAATCCTCATTATATTGTATTAAGTGGAAGTTATTTGAGTGATTCACATGTAAAGGCCATTATACAAATGTGTAGTACCAAGCTTCCCCAAAATATAGTTCCGGATATCTTTCTTTCGGAAAATTTTACATCAGATTATCAACGGGGAATAATTGAACAAACATTAGCAGTATTAGAGCCAGAAATAGCGTTAACAAGAAAATTAATTTAG
- a CDS encoding DUF2500 domain-containing protein, with amino-acid sequence MSQVGFGAFDMMFNIVPVIILLGFIFVFGTIIYRIVNIAKDKRKPIIPVRAKVVAKRTQVRGGHTSHNDMHGHTLSSTYYYATFELENGERMELAIPSHQIGYIVEGDTGILNFQGSLFVKFDRI; translated from the coding sequence ATGAGTCAAGTTGGATTTGGAGCTTTTGATATGATGTTTAATATTGTACCCGTTATCATATTATTAGGTTTTATCTTTGTTTTTGGAACTATTATTTACAGAATAGTAAATATAGCAAAAGATAAGAGAAAACCTATTATTCCAGTTAGAGCTAAAGTGGTTGCTAAACGTACACAAGTGCGAGGTGGGCATACATCACACAACGATATGCACGGGCATACCCTTTCTAGCACCTATTATTATGCTACTTTTGAGCTTGAAAATGGGGAGCGAATGGAACTGGCTATTCCTTCACATCAAATAGGTTATATAGTAGAAGGTGATACAGGAATTCTTAATTTTCAAGGCAGCTTATTTGTTAAATTTGATAGAATTTAA
- the hcp gene encoding hydroxylamine reductase — translation MDNAMFCYQCEQTMGGKGCTKSGVCGKTPEIANLQDLLIYQLKGIACYAKPLIEEGQLIDKEIVAFVEDSLFTTLTNVNFDAEVHVHLLKKSQKIKQTLRERAPKGQYADAAAYNLSETKEAMLKDAVVAGIMYDRDLDEDVRSLRSTILYGLKGISAYGHQARFINYYSDQVDQFYFLGLEATTNDALSVEELIRMTMRTGEMSVEVMRILDEANTTKYSHPSPQQVNVNTEKGPFIIISGHDLRDLEMLLEQTEGKGINIYTHGEMLPAHGYPSLKKYKHLVGNYGSAWQNQQKEFDNIPGCILMTTNCLMRPREGYKDRIFTTNVVGWDGIKNIKVNEDGTKDFSEIINRALELGGFKEDEEEKKILVGFGHNATLSHAEAIVNAVKEGKLRHFFLIGGCDGAKPGRNYYTEFAEKVPQDCVILTLACGKYRFNKLDFGTVAGLPRLLDVGQCNDAYSAVRIATALADAFDTNVNALPLTIVLSWYEQKAVADLLALLSLGIRGMYLGPSLPAFISPNVLQYLVDTFDIKPISTPEDDLKNSLLQAN, via the coding sequence ATGGACAATGCAATGTTTTGTTATCAATGTGAACAAACAATGGGAGGAAAGGGCTGTACTAAAAGCGGCGTTTGTGGAAAGACACCTGAAATAGCCAATTTACAAGATTTATTAATTTATCAGCTAAAAGGCATAGCTTGTTATGCAAAACCTTTAATTGAGGAAGGGCAGCTGATAGATAAAGAAATTGTAGCATTCGTAGAGGACTCATTATTTACAACATTAACTAATGTAAACTTTGATGCTGAAGTTCATGTACACTTATTAAAAAAATCACAAAAAATAAAACAGACATTAAGAGAACGTGCACCAAAGGGGCAATATGCAGATGCCGCTGCCTATAATCTAAGTGAAACAAAAGAAGCGATGTTAAAAGACGCGGTGGTAGCAGGCATTATGTATGACAGGGATCTTGACGAAGATGTCCGTTCCTTAAGATCAACAATACTCTATGGATTAAAGGGGATAAGTGCCTATGGTCATCAAGCGAGATTTATCAATTATTATAGCGATCAAGTAGACCAATTCTATTTTTTAGGATTAGAAGCTACAACAAATGATGCATTAAGTGTAGAAGAGCTGATTCGTATGACTATGAGAACAGGCGAGATGAGCGTGGAAGTTATGAGAATTCTAGATGAAGCCAATACTACGAAATACAGCCATCCATCTCCTCAACAAGTTAATGTAAATACAGAAAAGGGACCTTTTATCATTATATCAGGCCATGATTTAAGAGATTTAGAAATGCTGCTTGAACAAACAGAAGGCAAAGGCATTAACATATATACCCACGGAGAAATGCTCCCTGCCCATGGCTATCCTTCCCTAAAAAAATATAAACATCTAGTAGGTAATTATGGGTCTGCTTGGCAGAATCAACAAAAAGAATTTGATAATATACCAGGTTGTATTTTAATGACAACTAATTGTTTGATGCGACCAAGAGAAGGTTATAAAGATAGAATATTTACCACTAATGTTGTAGGATGGGATGGCATTAAAAATATTAAAGTAAATGAAGATGGTACGAAAGATTTTAGTGAAATTATAAATAGAGCTCTAGAGCTCGGCGGTTTTAAAGAAGACGAGGAAGAAAAGAAGATTTTAGTAGGCTTTGGACACAATGCAACCTTGTCCCATGCTGAAGCTATCGTTAATGCTGTAAAAGAAGGGAAGTTAAGACATTTCTTTTTAATAGGTGGCTGCGATGGGGCAAAACCTGGAAGAAACTACTATACAGAATTTGCAGAAAAGGTTCCTCAAGATTGTGTTATTCTTACACTTGCCTGTGGGAAGTATAGGTTTAACAAATTAGATTTTGGAACAGTAGCAGGATTACCTAGACTACTAGATGTTGGTCAATGTAATGATGCCTACTCAGCAGTTAGAATTGCTACAGCTCTAGCTGATGCATTTGACACGAATGTAAATGCATTACCTCTTACAATAGTGCTTTCGTGGTATGAACAAAAGGCAGTTGCCGATTTATTAGCTTTGTTATCTCTAGGTATAAGAGGCATGTATTTAGGGCCAAGTTTACCTGCATTTATTTCGCCCAATGTTTTACAGTATTTAGTAGATACATTTGATATCAAACCAATAAGTACACCAGAGGATGATTTGAAAAATTCTCTTCTGCAGGCTAATTAA